From Actinomycetota bacterium, one genomic window encodes:
- a CDS encoding ABC transporter ATP-binding protein, whose product MTEPSRTPLLEVDGLEVSYGPLQVLFGVSLHVDEGEAVALLGTNGAGKSTLLNTVSGLLHPTAGSIVFDGRDVTRLRPDQRVGLGVVQVSGGRATFPSLTVEENLRLGGYPFYADRARVSARVDEVLELFPELRMRLRQAAGTLSGGEQQMMAVGRALITDPRLLIIDELSLGLAPVVAGKILDVVDRLREQGVTMLVVEQSIHVACAITDRAYFLEKGEVRFAGPTTELLERGDLARSVFFGAAQGTGA is encoded by the coding sequence ATGACCGAGCCAAGCCGCACCCCGCTGCTCGAGGTCGACGGCCTCGAGGTCAGCTACGGCCCCCTCCAGGTGCTGTTCGGGGTCTCGTTGCACGTGGACGAGGGCGAGGCCGTGGCGCTGCTGGGCACCAACGGGGCGGGTAAGTCCACCCTGCTCAACACCGTCTCGGGTTTGCTGCACCCGACGGCGGGCTCGATCGTGTTCGATGGCCGCGACGTCACCCGGCTGCGCCCCGATCAGCGGGTCGGCCTGGGGGTCGTCCAGGTCTCGGGGGGTCGCGCGACCTTCCCGTCGCTGACGGTCGAGGAGAACCTCCGACTCGGGGGCTACCCGTTCTACGCCGACCGCGCACGGGTCAGCGCCCGCGTGGACGAGGTGCTGGAGCTGTTCCCCGAGCTCCGGATGCGTCTGAGGCAGGCGGCGGGGACGCTCTCCGGTGGTGAGCAGCAGATGATGGCGGTCGGACGCGCCCTCATCACCGATCCCCGTCTCCTCATCATCGACGAGCTGTCACTCGGACTCGCGCCCGTGGTCGCGGGCAAGATCCTCGACGTCGTGGACCGCCTCCGCGAGCAGGGCGTGACGATGCTCGTCGTCGAGCAGTCGATCCACGTCGCGTGCGCGATCACGGACCGGGCCTACTTCCTCGAGAAGGGCGAGGTGCGCTTCGCCGGGCCCACCACCGAGTTGCTCGAGCGCGGCGACCTCGCGCGCTCGGTGTTCTTCGGGGCCGCGCAGGGGACGGGCGCGTGA
- a CDS encoding NAD-dependent epimerase/dehydratase family protein, producing the protein MKVLVTGASGVFGRATTERLAMEGHDVVATSRSYPKYLPAGAEWIRADIRDETAVAKAMAGCDAVVHMAWTLFPLETREATREVDVGGTVNVLSAMERTGSERLVFCSSVMAYGASPLHPNRLVETDERRPAPDHGYSVDKRDCEDLIEAAGADALLVRPSVVAGRGVDNATLEGLALPVIPTIRGVTSRMQFIHPDDIGRFFALGVVSELTGPVNLGADDVLTLEEVARILGKPTIALSESVLRKASGLAQRYDLAHLDPGSFDAMVSFPIVDTTRLKEEFGFRCAWSSAEAVHDLRRASQRFFFLGKKRVDIPWRLLYPSLHNPDNVPPPDGEELVPAADADVAGEFDSLIDPRLDAFTAANLSEAFAGPLTPLTLEYAASAMRKGGEVMAHLISAREPLATQLTTRPASVFGHGLYGNLSIIHAMVQAMPGGDTSALWDEALFGGMTVEEDEEVATDPPGPLGAAAQALHVLPRVAGFSIEIDTVEREARRLCVPEARLPQLTDERLHARLALLRDTVEQAWSVSTTATAMSTGINTLLEQQAPGAISAIRSGTEDLPSARALRAVERLAELARSQPDVLDILRDQEPAAALVAVRSASPSFASAFDEVIAAHGHRGPRETELANPVFADAPERLLDAVAKHLRRAPAPPSTTTEIPGRIRPLVRIAQRYQRERERARDALMRLTHAYRQTARECGRRHVERGVIDDIGDAFYLLSRELIVPPDNARELVAQRRADRERLSKAEMPIHFQGSWAPVDTEHPPLRAGEKLTGLSASAGVVSGPVRVLDLDTIGDLQPGEVLVAHLTDTGWTPLFAYASAVVTDVGGPMSHAAVVAREYGIPCVVQTVDATTRLRTGQTVEIDGAAGTVTALDDGL; encoded by the coding sequence ATGAAGGTCCTGGTCACCGGAGCGTCCGGCGTGTTCGGCCGTGCCACCACCGAGCGGCTCGCGATGGAGGGCCACGACGTCGTCGCCACGTCACGCAGCTACCCCAAGTACCTGCCGGCCGGTGCGGAGTGGATCCGAGCCGACATCCGCGACGAGACTGCCGTCGCCAAGGCCATGGCCGGCTGCGATGCGGTCGTACACATGGCGTGGACACTGTTCCCACTCGAGACGCGCGAGGCGACACGCGAGGTCGACGTCGGCGGGACCGTGAACGTGCTGTCGGCGATGGAGCGCACCGGTTCTGAGCGGTTGGTGTTCTGCTCCTCGGTCATGGCGTACGGGGCGAGCCCGCTGCACCCGAACCGGCTGGTGGAGACCGACGAGCGTCGACCCGCCCCCGACCACGGCTACTCCGTCGACAAGCGCGACTGCGAGGACCTGATCGAGGCGGCGGGCGCCGACGCGCTGCTCGTCCGCCCGAGCGTCGTGGCGGGGCGGGGCGTCGACAACGCCACGCTGGAGGGCCTCGCGCTACCGGTCATCCCGACCATCCGTGGCGTCACCTCGCGGATGCAGTTCATCCACCCCGATGACATCGGCCGCTTCTTCGCGCTCGGGGTGGTGTCAGAGCTCACCGGTCCGGTGAACCTCGGCGCCGACGACGTCCTGACGCTCGAGGAGGTCGCGCGCATCCTGGGCAAGCCGACGATCGCGCTCTCCGAGTCGGTGCTGCGGAAGGCGTCCGGGCTGGCCCAGCGCTACGACCTGGCTCACCTTGATCCGGGTTCGTTCGATGCGATGGTGAGCTTCCCGATCGTCGACACCACCCGGCTCAAGGAGGAGTTCGGCTTCCGCTGTGCCTGGAGCAGTGCTGAAGCGGTGCACGACCTGCGTCGAGCGAGTCAGCGCTTCTTCTTCCTGGGTAAGAAGCGCGTCGACATCCCCTGGCGCCTGCTCTACCCCTCGCTGCACAACCCCGACAACGTGCCGCCTCCCGATGGGGAGGAACTCGTCCCCGCCGCGGACGCCGACGTCGCCGGCGAGTTCGACAGCCTCATCGATCCGCGCCTCGACGCCTTCACCGCCGCCAACCTGTCCGAAGCCTTCGCCGGCCCCCTGACCCCCCTGACCCTCGAGTACGCCGCGAGCGCGATGCGCAAGGGCGGGGAGGTCATGGCTCACCTCATCTCCGCACGGGAGCCGCTCGCGACCCAACTCACCACCAGGCCGGCGAGCGTGTTCGGTCACGGCCTGTACGGCAACCTGTCGATCATCCACGCGATGGTGCAGGCGATGCCGGGGGGCGATACCTCCGCCCTGTGGGACGAGGCGCTGTTCGGCGGCATGACGGTCGAGGAGGACGAGGAGGTCGCGACCGACCCACCGGGCCCGCTCGGTGCTGCGGCGCAGGCGCTCCACGTGCTGCCACGGGTCGCCGGGTTCAGCATCGAGATCGACACCGTGGAACGCGAGGCGCGGCGCCTGTGTGTGCCGGAGGCGCGCCTGCCGCAGCTGACGGACGAGCGGCTCCACGCCCGGCTCGCACTGCTGCGTGACACGGTCGAGCAGGCGTGGAGCGTGTCGACCACGGCGACCGCGATGTCCACGGGCATCAACACGCTGCTCGAGCAGCAGGCGCCGGGCGCCATCTCCGCGATCCGTTCGGGCACGGAGGATCTGCCCAGCGCGCGCGCCTTGCGAGCGGTGGAACGGCTCGCCGAGCTGGCTCGCTCGCAACCCGACGTGCTCGACATCCTCCGCGACCAGGAGCCCGCAGCCGCACTCGTGGCCGTCCGGTCGGCGTCGCCGTCGTTCGCGTCCGCGTTCGACGAGGTCATCGCTGCACACGGGCACCGCGGCCCTCGCGAGACCGAGCTCGCCAACCCCGTGTTCGCCGACGCGCCCGAGCGGCTGCTCGACGCCGTGGCGAAGCACCTGAGGCGCGCACCCGCCCCGCCCTCGACCACCACCGAGATCCCGGGCAGGATCCGGCCGCTGGTACGGATCGCCCAGCGCTACCAGCGCGAGCGCGAGCGTGCGCGCGACGCCCTGATGCGACTCACCCACGCCTACCGACAGACCGCCCGCGAGTGCGGCCGGCGCCACGTCGAGCGGGGCGTTATCGACGACATCGGCGACGCCTTCTACCTGTTGTCGCGCGAGCTGATCGTTCCCCCCGACAACGCACGCGAACTCGTCGCGCAGCGCCGTGCCGACCGCGAGCGACTCTCGAAGGCCGAGATGCCGATCCACTTCCAGGGGAGTTGGGCGCCGGTCGACACCGAGCACCCACCCCTGCGAGCGGGCGAGAAGCTCACCGGTCTCAGCGCATCCGCTGGCGTGGTGAGCGGTCCGGTCCGCGTTCTCGATCTCGACACGATCGGCGATCTCCAGCCGGGTGAGGTCCTAGTCGCGCACCTGACGGACACCGGCTGGACACCGCTGTTCGCCTACGCCTCGGCGGTCGTGACCGACGTCGGAGGCCCGATGTCGCACGCCGCGGTCGTCGCTCGCGAGTACGGCATCCCGTGCGTCGTGCAGACCGTCGACGCGACCACGCGTCTGCGCACTGGTCAGACCGTCGAGATCGACGGCGCGGCGGGCACCGTGACCGCACTGGACGACGGCTTGTGA